The following proteins are encoded in a genomic region of Flavobacteriales bacterium:
- a CDS encoding patatin-like phospholipase family protein — translation MKNILLILLFCQQLYAQNTIKNLVFEGAGVRGIAYAGAIKELENNKLISQIEKVGGTSAEAITAMMLALGYSSDEIGEIISQTKLNKFNNGKYLFFGGIYRMKKQFGWYKAKRFDKWLTTIIENKTANPNITFSELSQQGYIDLYVTATCLNKQKSLLLSKETYPAMKIKDAVRISMSIPLYFEAVFIDSLVNVYEKPKENQELDIMVDGGIVLNYPITIFDSISEGKRIINPNTLGFKIERAEQIQYDNKHQVLAPMAIHQLDDYVSALNNYVIENLNNKGLKQEDWNRTVFISSEGISPKIKELKKEEKQKLIDSGRHYSQNYLNSFH, via the coding sequence ATGAAAAACATCTTATTAATTCTTCTTTTTTGTCAACAACTGTATGCACAAAACACCATTAAAAATTTAGTTTTTGAAGGTGCAGGAGTGCGTGGTATAGCTTATGCAGGAGCTATTAAGGAATTGGAAAACAACAAGCTAATTAGTCAAATAGAAAAAGTAGGTGGTACTTCGGCAGAAGCTATTACGGCTATGATGTTAGCTCTAGGATATTCTTCAGATGAAATCGGTGAAATTATATCACAAACTAAATTGAATAAATTTAATAATGGTAAATACTTATTTTTTGGAGGCATATATAGAATGAAAAAACAATTTGGCTGGTATAAAGCCAAACGATTTGATAAATGGCTAACAACAATTATAGAGAACAAAACCGCCAATCCGAACATTACTTTTTCAGAACTTAGCCAACAAGGGTACATCGATTTATACGTAACGGCAACTTGCCTAAACAAACAAAAATCTCTACTACTTAGTAAAGAAACCTACCCAGCTATGAAAATAAAAGATGCTGTACGTATTTCTATGTCTATACCTCTTTATTTTGAAGCGGTATTTATAGATAGTCTAGTAAATGTTTACGAGAAGCCAAAAGAAAACCAAGAACTAGATATTATGGTCGATGGAGGAATAGTCTTAAACTACCCCATTACAATATTCGATAGCATCTCTGAGGGTAAACGAATTATTAACCCAAATACCTTGGGTTTCAAAATAGAAAGAGCCGAACAAATACAATACGACAACAAGCACCAAGTGCTTGCTCCAATGGCAATACATCAACTCGATGATTATGTATCGGCTTTGAATAACTATGTTATTGAAAACCTAAATAATAAAGGGCTCAAGCAAGAAGATTGGAATCGTACAGTATTTATATCTTCTGAAGGCATTTCGCCCAAGATTAAAGAACTTAAAAAGGAAGAAAAACAAAAACTAATAGACAGCGGCAGACATTATAGCCAAAACTATTTGAATAGTTTTCATTAG
- a CDS encoding sodium:solute symporter: MTPILILSIVAAYFIVLILISYFTGKSDSNDAFFLGNKQSPWYIVSFGMIGATLSGVTFISVPGWVADSQFSYMQMILGMTAGYFVIANVLMPIYYRMNLTSIYAYLGDRFGASTHKTGAFFFLLSRTIGASFRLYLVANVMQIAIFDAWNVPFWLTVSLTIVLIWIYTFRSGIKTIIWTDTLQTLFMLLAVGVSIWLISDKMDLGLLDLTQTIRQSDYSQIFFWEGKQHFLKQFLSGAFLAIVMTGLDQDMMQKNLSCRSLSDAKKNMYSFSVVLIVANIFFLALGALLYLYAEQIGMDISKGDDLFPLVALKADLGLGVGIFFILGLIAAAYSSADSALTSLTTSFCIDFLNIEQKEDRQQVQTRKWVHVGFSLLLVVAILIFKAINDDSVISALFKVAGYTYGPLLGLFAFGIFTKWNIKDRAVPIVAVLSPVIAYVLQLYIPFGFELLMVNGGITFLGLCLLIKRA; the protein is encoded by the coding sequence ATGACACCTATTCTTATACTTTCTATCGTTGCAGCTTATTTTATTGTGCTTATTCTCATTTCCTATTTTACAGGTAAAAGCGATAGCAACGATGCTTTTTTCTTAGGCAACAAACAGTCGCCTTGGTACATTGTTTCTTTCGGAATGATAGGGGCAACACTCTCTGGGGTGACCTTTATTTCTGTTCCGGGCTGGGTGGCCGACAGTCAATTCAGTTATATGCAGATGATTTTGGGTATGACGGCAGGATATTTTGTCATAGCCAACGTTTTAATGCCCATTTATTACCGCATGAACTTAACCTCTATTTATGCTTATCTGGGCGATAGGTTTGGTGCAAGTACGCATAAGACAGGGGCTTTTTTCTTCTTACTTTCTAGAACTATAGGTGCATCTTTTCGTTTGTATTTGGTGGCTAACGTTATGCAAATAGCCATTTTTGATGCTTGGAATGTGCCTTTTTGGCTGACGGTATCATTAACTATTGTACTTATCTGGATTTACACTTTTAGAAGTGGTATCAAAACCATTATATGGACAGACACTCTACAGACTCTATTTATGCTTTTGGCAGTAGGGGTGAGTATATGGCTGATTTCTGATAAAATGGATTTAGGTTTGTTGGATTTGACTCAAACGATTAGACAGAGCGATTACTCTCAGATATTCTTTTGGGAGGGCAAACAGCACTTTTTAAAACAATTCCTTTCGGGTGCTTTTTTGGCTATTGTAATGACGGGCTTAGATCAAGATATGATGCAAAAGAACCTATCTTGTAGGAGTTTGTCGGACGCTAAAAAGAATATGTATTCCTTTAGTGTGGTGCTAATCGTTGCGAATATTTTTTTCTTGGCTTTAGGGGCTTTATTGTATCTCTATGCCGAACAAATAGGTATGGACATTAGCAAAGGCGATGATTTATTCCCTCTAGTCGCTTTAAAAGCCGATTTAGGTTTAGGGGTTGGTATCTTCTTTATACTGGGCTTAATAGCTGCCGCTTATTCTAGTGCCGACTCTGCGTTAACTTCTTTGACAACCTCCTTTTGTATTGATTTCTTAAATATTGAGCAGAAAGAAGACAGACAACAAGTGCAAACTAGGAAATGGGTACATGTGGGCTTTTCTTTATTGTTGGTAGTGGCTATACTCATTTTTAAAGCTATTAACGACGATAGTGTTATTTCGGCTCTCTTTAAGGTTGCAGGTTATACCTATGGACCTTTGTTGGGACTGTTTGCTTTTGGTATTTTCACAAAATGGAATATTAAAGATAGGGCAGTGCCTATTGTGGCTGTTTTATCTCCTGTAATAGCCTATGTCTTACAGTTGTATATTCCTTTTGGCTTCGAATTACTGATGGTCAATGGAGGGATTACGTTCTTAGGGTTGTGTCTATTAATTAAAAGAGCTTAA